In Microbacterium laevaniformans, a single window of DNA contains:
- a CDS encoding SAM-dependent methyltransferase — protein MGWPFLYFAGDRLSTAELSAARLDGDLVEVGEAYMPTDAVETRELRAGSLRPLMSAALALTRRSAAWVHGALAEPPVRHDVQRFSARRIHSVVDNRLVYRDVALRGEDVMAISGVAVTTPARTLADLVREQCGGVDTAAEIAAVLRWSPGLASMAAQVLADGPPLHHKRAAIAVLRTCAQEEVTR, from the coding sequence ATGGGCTGGCCCTTCCTCTACTTCGCCGGAGATCGGCTGTCGACCGCTGAGCTGAGCGCGGCTCGACTGGACGGCGACCTCGTCGAGGTCGGCGAGGCCTACATGCCGACGGATGCCGTGGAGACACGGGAACTGCGCGCGGGATCCCTGCGTCCGCTGATGTCGGCAGCGCTCGCGCTGACGCGGCGATCGGCGGCCTGGGTGCACGGTGCGCTGGCGGAGCCGCCGGTGCGCCATGACGTCCAGCGGTTCTCAGCGCGGCGGATCCACTCCGTGGTCGACAACCGACTGGTCTATCGCGACGTCGCGCTGCGTGGCGAGGACGTGATGGCGATCTCGGGTGTCGCCGTGACCACACCGGCCCGGACGCTCGCTGATCTCGTGCGGGAGCAGTGCGGCGGCGTCGACACGGCGGCGGAGATCGCCGCTGTTCTCCGCTGGTCTCCGGGTCTTGCCTCCATGGCCGCGCAGGTCCTGGCCGACGGCCCACCGCTGCACCACAAGCGCGCGGCCATCGCCGTGCTGCGCACGTGCGCTCAGGAAGAGGTCACCCGGTAG
- a CDS encoding replication-associated recombination protein A produces the protein MRPTSLEEVAGQGHLLRPGSPLVALADPAGAAKTAVSVILWGPPGTGKTTLAQAIARTSGRRFVELSAVTAGVKDVREVMQEAMTQRDLYGMSTILFLDEIHRFTKAQQDALLPGVENGWVILIAATTENPSFSVISPLLSRSLLLTLKPLTDDDLGLLLDRAVSDARGLDGAVVLDAEARTALVQLASGDARRALTSLEAAAAMVADADPDGDERPVVTAAHVAQAVDRALLRYDRQGDEHYDVISAFIKSIRGSDVDAAMHYLARMIEAGEDPRFIARRLVISASEDVGLADPQALVIAVAAADAVAFIGMPEGRIPLAEATAYLATTAKSNAAYLAIDKAIADVRAGGFGRVPTHLRDAHYPGAKRLGHGKGYVYPHDLAVGVATQQYLPDELRGRHYYEPTGRGLERDIAARVEKIRKILGD, from the coding sequence ATGCGACCGACCTCGCTGGAGGAGGTGGCCGGTCAGGGGCATCTGCTGCGACCCGGATCTCCCTTGGTCGCCCTCGCCGACCCTGCGGGCGCCGCGAAGACGGCCGTCTCGGTGATCCTGTGGGGGCCGCCCGGCACCGGCAAGACGACGCTCGCGCAGGCGATCGCGCGCACGTCCGGACGTCGGTTCGTGGAGCTCTCGGCGGTCACCGCCGGGGTGAAGGACGTGCGCGAGGTGATGCAGGAGGCGATGACCCAGCGCGACCTGTACGGCATGTCGACGATCCTCTTCCTCGACGAGATCCACCGCTTCACCAAGGCGCAGCAGGACGCGCTGCTGCCGGGTGTGGAGAACGGCTGGGTGATCCTGATCGCCGCGACCACCGAGAATCCGTCCTTCTCTGTCATCTCTCCCTTGCTCTCGCGCTCGCTGCTGCTGACACTGAAGCCGCTCACCGACGACGACCTCGGCCTGCTGCTCGATCGCGCGGTGTCCGACGCGCGCGGCTTGGACGGCGCCGTGGTGCTGGATGCCGAGGCGCGCACGGCGCTCGTTCAGCTGGCCTCCGGCGACGCACGCCGGGCACTCACCTCGCTCGAAGCAGCGGCGGCGATGGTCGCCGACGCCGATCCAGACGGCGACGAACGCCCGGTCGTGACAGCGGCCCACGTGGCCCAGGCCGTCGACCGTGCGCTGCTGCGCTACGACCGCCAAGGGGACGAGCACTACGACGTCATCAGCGCGTTCATCAAGTCGATCCGAGGCTCCGACGTCGATGCTGCCATGCATTATCTGGCGCGGATGATCGAGGCGGGGGAGGATCCGCGCTTCATCGCCCGGCGTCTCGTGATCTCGGCATCCGAGGACGTCGGCCTCGCCGATCCGCAGGCGCTCGTCATCGCGGTCGCCGCCGCCGATGCGGTCGCCTTCATCGGCATGCCGGAGGGCCGGATCCCACTGGCGGAGGCGACCGCCTACCTCGCGACGACCGCCAAGTCCAACGCCGCCTACCTCGCGATCGACAAGGCGATCGCCGACGTTCGCGCCGGCGGGTTCGGGCGTGTGCCCACTCACCTCCGCGACGCGCACTACCCGGGCGCGAAGCGGCTCGGTCACGGCAAGGGCTACGTCTACCCCCACGATCTCGCGGTCGGCGTCGCCACTCAGCAGTACCTGCCGGACGAGCTGCGGGGCCGCCACTACTACGAGCCGACCGGACGCGGGCTCGAACGCGACATCGCGGCGCGCGTCGAAAAGATCCGCAAGATCCTGGGCGACTGA
- a CDS encoding DUF349 domain-containing protein, producing MTDVSPSQPDHEPAEQVPVEDTATVAAEEAAPLVDEATAADAAPAPGAPAPTPMPRAMPVPRPPARRAAVAPLPASAPDSFGRVDDDGTVSVREGDDWRVVGQYPDGTPAEALAYFERKYVDLAGEVTLLEVRHRNGGASASDLRTTLATVRERVVGAAAVGDLAALEARLSALDAALSEASAEEAQAQREAIDAAIAERAALVERIEALAARDPKSIQWKQTTAEIGELFAQWQAHQATGPRLPKSTGQQLWKRFRDARATLDKHRREFYSGMDEQHRAARDAKARLVERAEALASKGEDGIGAYRTLLDEWKSAGRAGKKADDALWARFKAAGDALYAARSEREQADAEESREKIEAKRALLAEAAAVPQEKDLVKARTLLTGIQRRWDEIGRIFPREAERGLDDELRKIEHGVKAREDADWKSNNPETKARQNDMTQQLRDAIAALEADLEKAKASKNAGAIAKATEALEARKSWLKALGG from the coding sequence GTGACTGACGTCTCTCCTTCCCAGCCCGACCACGAGCCTGCCGAACAGGTCCCTGTCGAGGACACCGCCACCGTTGCCGCCGAAGAGGCCGCGCCCCTCGTCGACGAGGCGACGGCTGCGGACGCCGCGCCGGCTCCGGGCGCGCCGGCTCCGACTCCGATGCCTCGGGCGATGCCGGTTCCGCGCCCTCCCGCCCGACGCGCCGCGGTCGCGCCGCTTCCGGCGTCTGCGCCCGATTCGTTCGGTCGCGTGGACGACGACGGTACCGTCTCGGTCCGCGAGGGCGACGACTGGCGTGTCGTGGGTCAGTACCCCGATGGCACGCCCGCCGAGGCTCTCGCCTATTTCGAGCGCAAGTACGTCGATCTCGCCGGCGAGGTCACTCTGCTCGAGGTTCGTCACCGCAACGGTGGAGCATCGGCATCGGACCTGCGCACGACGCTGGCGACCGTGCGTGAGCGCGTCGTCGGTGCCGCCGCCGTGGGCGACCTCGCCGCACTGGAGGCGCGGCTGAGTGCGCTGGATGCCGCCCTCAGCGAGGCATCGGCCGAAGAGGCGCAGGCCCAGCGCGAGGCGATCGACGCCGCCATCGCAGAGCGGGCGGCGCTCGTCGAGCGGATCGAAGCCCTGGCCGCCCGCGACCCCAAGTCGATCCAGTGGAAGCAGACGACCGCCGAGATCGGCGAGCTGTTCGCACAGTGGCAGGCCCACCAGGCCACCGGGCCGCGTCTGCCCAAGAGCACGGGTCAGCAGCTGTGGAAGCGTTTCCGCGATGCGCGCGCCACACTCGACAAGCACCGCCGCGAGTTCTACTCGGGCATGGACGAACAGCACCGCGCCGCTCGCGACGCGAAGGCTCGCCTCGTCGAGCGCGCCGAGGCGCTGGCCAGCAAGGGCGAGGACGGCATCGGTGCCTACCGCACGCTGCTGGACGAGTGGAAGAGCGCGGGTCGCGCCGGCAAGAAGGCCGACGACGCGCTGTGGGCGCGCTTCAAGGCGGCCGGCGATGCGCTGTACGCCGCGCGCAGCGAACGTGAGCAGGCGGATGCCGAGGAGTCGCGCGAGAAGATCGAGGCGAAGCGCGCGCTCCTCGCTGAGGCTGCAGCCGTGCCGCAGGAGAAAGACCTCGTGAAGGCGCGGACGCTGCTGACCGGTATCCAGCGGCGCTGGGACGAGATCGGCCGCATCTTCCCGCGCGAGGCCGAACGGGGCCTCGACGACGAACTGCGCAAGATCGAGCACGGCGTCAAGGCTCGCGAGGATGCCGACTGGAAGAGCAACAACCCGGAGACCAAGGCGCGTCAGAACGACATGACGCAGCAGCTGCGCGATGCCATCGCCGCTCTCGAGGCCGATCTCGAGAAGGCGAAGGCGTCGAAGAACGCCGGGGCGATCGCGAAGGCCACCGAGGCCCTCGAGGCACGCAAGAGCTGGTTGAAGGCGCTCGGCGGCTGA
- the secF gene encoding protein translocase subunit SecF has protein sequence MRSMNEFGNDLYTGKTSFPFVGRRRLWFIIAAALVIAAALVPLFRPIQFSIEFTGGSQFTVNQVANPDQTAATAAVQSVVPGATTKVTTIGSDALRIQTDQMTNTETQAVTTALAQKFAVQESDVSSSFIGPSWGQDVTRQSLWGLAIFLALTFVILAIYFRTWKMSVAAIIGLIDVLVVTVGVYALFGFEISPAAVIGFLTILSYSLYDTTVVFDKIRENTREDGEKSGRTFGESVNLAVNQTLIRSINTTVVAALPTGAILFIGALWLGAQTLTDISLSIFVGTIVAAYSTLFVAAPLYSLLRENESDLKARDARVLAARERARVDA, from the coding sequence ATGCGCTCCATGAACGAGTTCGGTAACGACCTCTACACCGGCAAGACCTCTTTCCCCTTCGTCGGACGTCGCCGCCTGTGGTTCATCATCGCCGCAGCCCTGGTCATCGCGGCCGCCCTCGTGCCGCTGTTTCGGCCGATCCAGTTCTCGATCGAGTTCACCGGCGGATCGCAGTTCACCGTCAACCAGGTCGCGAACCCCGACCAGACGGCCGCGACCGCAGCGGTGCAGTCCGTGGTTCCCGGAGCGACGACGAAGGTCACGACCATCGGTTCGGACGCGCTTCGCATCCAGACCGACCAGATGACCAACACGGAGACCCAGGCCGTCACCACCGCCTTGGCGCAGAAGTTCGCCGTGCAGGAGTCCGACGTCAGCTCGTCCTTCATCGGACCGAGCTGGGGTCAGGACGTCACCCGTCAGTCGCTGTGGGGGCTCGCGATCTTCCTCGCGCTCACGTTCGTGATCCTCGCCATCTACTTCCGCACCTGGAAGATGTCGGTCGCGGCGATCATCGGCCTGATCGATGTTCTGGTCGTCACGGTCGGCGTCTACGCCCTCTTCGGCTTCGAGATCTCGCCCGCGGCCGTCATCGGCTTCCTCACGATCCTGTCGTACTCGCTGTACGACACGACGGTCGTCTTCGACAAGATCCGCGAGAACACCCGCGAAGACGGCGAGAAGTCGGGGCGTACTTTCGGCGAGTCGGTCAACCTCGCGGTGAACCAGACGCTGATCCGATCGATCAACACGACGGTGGTCGCCGCGCTTCCGACGGGAGCGATTCTGTTCATCGGAGCACTGTGGCTCGGCGCGCAGACGCTGACCGACATCTCCCTGTCGATCTTCGTCGGAACGATCGTCGCCGCATACTCGACGCTGTTCGTCGCGGCGCCCCTGTACTCGCTGCTGCGTGAGAACGAGTCGGACCTCAAGGCGCGCGATGCGCGCGTTCTCGCTGCACGCGAGCGCGCCCGCGTCGACGCATGA
- a CDS encoding RelA/SpoT family protein — protein sequence MAETVPTSAGNVAPPPSSTLRRLVPRIFSRAPSRNGVEQLIRTVRTHHPKGDVAIIERAYQVAARAHASQKRQSGEPYITHPLAVAQILADLGLGPRAIAAALLHDTVEDTDYRLDELTADFGDEVAMLVDGVTKLDKVKYGDAAQAETVRKMIVAMSKDIRVLIIKLADRLHNARTWGFVPPEKAAKKATETLEIYAPLAHRLGIQAVKSELEDLSFAVLHPKLYAEIDSLVKQRTPQREEYVHKVIEAVEADLRDLRIRGRVMGRPKQLYSVYQKMVVRGREFDDIYDLIGIRVLVGTVRDCYAVLGSIHARWTPIPGRFKDYIATPKFNLYQSLHTTVIGPGGRTVEIQIRTNEMHQQAEYGVAAHWKYKERMAGGKSDTKAVDTDMAWIAHISDWQAETADPGEFLDSLRFEIGAKEVYVFTPKGRVIGLPAGGTPVDFAYAVHTEVGHRTMGAKVNGRLVPLESELHSGDVVEVFTSKNPDAGPSQDWLSFVKSTRARNKIRGWFTKERREEAVEQGKDAIARAMRRQNLPLQRLMNQDSFTEVARQLRYEDVTALYAAVGEGHVSTQSVIEKVTALVSSEEDTSTGPIEIPHIGRSKAPRGGDSGVLVRGAPDILVKLAKCCTPVPGDDIVGFVTRGSGVSVHRADCTNVRSLQDDPDRMIDVAWAPTTKSVFLVHIQVEALDRSGLLSDITRVLSEHHVNILSASVQTTNDRLALSRYVFEMGDIVHLDRVLNAVRRIDAVYDVYRVTSS from the coding sequence ATGGCCGAGACGGTTCCCACGTCTGCCGGAAACGTCGCGCCCCCGCCCAGTTCCACTCTGCGCCGCCTGGTGCCTCGCATCTTCTCGCGTGCACCGTCACGCAACGGCGTCGAACAGCTGATCCGCACCGTCCGCACGCACCACCCGAAGGGTGACGTCGCGATCATCGAGCGCGCCTATCAGGTGGCGGCTCGGGCGCACGCCAGCCAGAAGCGGCAGAGCGGCGAGCCCTACATCACGCACCCGCTGGCCGTCGCGCAGATCCTCGCCGACCTCGGCCTCGGTCCGCGCGCCATCGCCGCCGCCCTCCTGCACGACACCGTCGAAGACACCGACTACCGGCTCGACGAGCTGACGGCGGATTTCGGCGACGAGGTCGCCATGCTCGTCGACGGCGTCACCAAGCTCGACAAGGTCAAGTACGGAGACGCCGCGCAGGCGGAGACCGTCCGCAAGATGATCGTCGCGATGTCCAAGGACATCCGGGTGCTGATCATCAAGCTGGCCGACCGGCTGCACAACGCACGCACCTGGGGCTTCGTGCCGCCGGAGAAGGCGGCGAAGAAGGCGACCGAGACGCTCGAGATCTACGCGCCGCTGGCTCATCGGCTCGGCATCCAGGCGGTCAAGAGCGAGCTGGAGGATCTGTCCTTCGCCGTCCTGCACCCGAAGCTGTACGCCGAGATCGACAGCCTCGTGAAGCAGCGCACGCCTCAGCGCGAAGAGTACGTCCACAAGGTGATCGAGGCCGTCGAGGCCGACCTGCGTGACCTCCGCATCCGGGGGCGCGTCATGGGGCGGCCCAAGCAGCTGTACTCGGTCTACCAGAAGATGGTCGTGCGCGGCCGCGAGTTCGATGACATCTACGACCTCATCGGCATCCGCGTGCTCGTCGGGACCGTGCGCGACTGCTATGCCGTGCTGGGCTCGATCCATGCGCGGTGGACGCCGATTCCGGGTCGCTTCAAGGATTACATCGCCACCCCGAAGTTCAACCTCTACCAATCGCTGCACACGACCGTGATCGGCCCCGGCGGACGCACTGTCGAGATCCAGATCCGCACCAACGAGATGCACCAGCAGGCGGAGTACGGCGTTGCCGCGCACTGGAAGTACAAGGAGCGGATGGCGGGCGGGAAGTCCGACACGAAGGCCGTCGACACCGACATGGCCTGGATCGCGCACATCTCCGACTGGCAGGCGGAGACGGCCGATCCGGGGGAGTTCCTCGACTCGCTGCGCTTCGAGATCGGCGCGAAGGAGGTCTACGTCTTCACGCCGAAGGGGAGGGTCATCGGTCTTCCCGCGGGGGGCACACCGGTGGACTTCGCGTATGCGGTGCACACCGAAGTCGGTCACCGCACGATGGGCGCGAAGGTCAACGGTCGACTCGTGCCGCTGGAGTCAGAGCTGCACTCCGGCGATGTCGTCGAGGTCTTCACGTCGAAGAACCCGGATGCCGGGCCGAGCCAGGACTGGCTGAGCTTCGTCAAGAGCACGCGGGCGCGCAACAAGATCCGCGGATGGTTCACGAAGGAGCGCCGCGAAGAAGCGGTGGAGCAGGGTAAGGACGCCATCGCGCGGGCCATGCGCCGGCAGAACCTGCCGCTGCAGCGACTGATGAACCAGGACTCGTTCACCGAGGTCGCCCGTCAGCTGCGCTACGAGGACGTCACGGCTCTGTATGCCGCCGTCGGCGAGGGGCACGTATCGACGCAGTCGGTGATCGAGAAGGTCACAGCGCTCGTCAGCTCTGAGGAGGACACCTCCACGGGCCCGATCGAGATCCCGCACATCGGACGCTCGAAGGCGCCCCGCGGCGGCGACTCTGGTGTCCTGGTGCGCGGCGCCCCCGACATCCTGGTCAAGCTCGCCAAGTGCTGCACGCCGGTGCCGGGCGACGACATCGTCGGGTTCGTCACGCGGGGCAGCGGCGTGTCGGTGCACCGCGCGGACTGCACGAACGTCCGGTCGCTGCAGGATGATCCGGACCGCATGATCGACGTGGCCTGGGCGCCGACGACCAAGAGCGTGTTCCTGGTTCACATCCAGGTCGAGGCGCTGGATCGCTCCGGGCTGCTGAGCGACATCACGCGAGTGCTGAGCGAGCACCACGTCAACATCCTCTCGGCGTCGGTCCAGACCACCAACGACCGCCTCGCGCTCAGCCGCTACGTGTTCGAGATGGGCGACATCGTGCATCTCGACCGGGTACTCAACGCCGTCCGCCGCATCGACGCCGTGTACGACGTCTACCGGGTGACCTCTTCCTGA